The proteins below are encoded in one region of Syngnathus acus chromosome 2, fSynAcu1.2, whole genome shotgun sequence:
- the tegt gene encoding probable Bax inhibitor 1 — protein MNAFDRSINFDAIFKFSQISHSTQLHLKNVYSSLAACMFLAAAGAYTHVVLRLFQGGVLCALASLGMMVWLAMTPHNVHTEKKRLAILAGFAFLNGVGLGPTLDFVIAVNPSIIATAFMGTSVIFICFTLSALYAKRRSYLFLGGTLMSGLSILFLMSLMNMFFGSAMLFKAHMYLGLLIMCGFVLFDTQLIIEKAENGDKDYVWHCVDLFLDFITIFRKLMVILALNDKDKKKEKK, from the exons ATGAATGCGTTTGACCGCAGCATCAACTTTGATGCCATCTTCAAGTTCTCCCAAAT ATCTCATTCCACCCAGTTGCACTTGAAGAATGTCTACTCCAGCTTGGCGGCATGCATGTTCCTGGCGGCAGCCGGCGCCTACACGCATGTCGTCTTGCGCCTCTTCCAG GGAGGTGTGCTCTGCGCCCTGGCATCCCTGGGAATGATGGTGTGGCTGGCCATGACGCCGCACAACGTCCACACTGAGAAGAAGAGGCTGGCCATCCTGGCGGGATTTGCCTTCCTTAACG GTGTGGGCCTCGGCCCCACACTGGACTTTGTCATCGCCGTCAACCCCAG CATCATTGCCACAGCCTTCATGGGAACCTCCgttattttcatttgcttcACCCTCAGCGCCCTCTACGCTAAACGAAGGAGCTACCTGTTCCTTGGAG GCACACTGATGTCTGGCCTGTCTATCCTCTTCCTGATGTCACTCATGAACATGTTCTTTGGATCGGCGATGCTCTTCAAG GCTCACATGTACCTGGGCCTGCTCATCATGTGCGGCTTCGTCCTGTTTGACACTCAGCTCATCATCGAGAAGGCGGAGAACGGCGACAAGGACTACGTCTG GCACTGCGTGGACTTGTTCTTGGACTTCATTACCATCTTCCGGAAGTTGATGGTCATCCTCGCCCTCAACGACAAG gacaagaagaaggagaagaagtaG